The genomic region CCAGCCAAAAATGAGAATTCGATTTTCTACCTCTAACCCACAGGATATGACTTTAGATGTAATTGAAGTGATGGCCGCTCACCGCAATATCTGTAATTACATTCATTTACCAGTACAAAGCGGTAGCGATAAGATGCTTAAAAAGATGAACCGCCTACATACTCGTGAAGAATACTTTACATTAATTGATAATATCAAAAAACTAATCCCGGATTGTGGAATTTCGCATGATATTATAACCGGCTTTCCAACCGAGACAGAAGAAGATCATAAGGATACACTTTCTTTGATGCAATATGTAAAATATGATTTCGGATTTATGTTTGCGTATTCTGAAAGACCTGGAACCATGGCCGCCAGAAAATTTGAAGATGATGTTCCCGAAGAGACCAAAAAAAGAAGACTTACTGAGATTGTAAATCTTCAGCAGGAACATAGTAAATATAGAACCCAGCAATTTATTGGAAAAACAGTTGAAGTTCTTATCGAAAAGTCATCTAAAAAATCTGATGCTCATTGGAGCGGTAGAAATACGCAAAACACGGTTGTAGTTTTTCCTAAAGAAAACTATGAGGTTGGTGATTTTGTAAATGTAAAAATTAACGACTGTACCAGTGCAACTTTGATAGGAGAGCCGATAGGATACAGTGAGAATAATTAAAAAAGTTTTGTTTCAGTTTTAAGAACTATTCAATAACATTTAATACCGCATAACTTTAAATGGAATCAGTACAGGCCACCAAGCAACGTTTTGGAATTATAGGAGACGATCCAAAACTAAACAGGGCAATAGAAAAAGCAATACAGGTTTCCCCTACAGACATTTCGGTATTAGTAACCGGGGAAAGCGGTGTGGGGAAAGAAAGTATTCCTAAAATCGTACATTCATTATCACATCGCAAACATGGCAAATATATCGCCGTAAACTGCGGAGCTATTCCCGAGGGAACTATAGATAGCGAACTTTTTGGCCATGAGAAAGGCGCCTTTACCGGTGCAACCCAAACCCGTAGTGGTTATTTTGAAGTAGCCGACGGCGGAACCATTTTTCTTGATGAAGTAGGTGAATTGCCTCTCCCTACCCAGGTTAGACTTTTACGAGTTCTGGAAAACGGAGAATTCATTAAAGTAGGTTCATCCAAAGTTCAAAAAACAAACGTTCGGATTGTGGCGGCAACCAACATCAACATGTTCGAATCGATCAAAAAAGAAAAATTCAGGGAAGATCTTTATTATCGTTTAAGCACGGTCGAAATTCACTTACCGCCTTTAAGAGAACGTAAAGGTGATATTCATTTATTATTTAGAAAATTTGCTTCAGATTTTGCTCTAAAATATAAGATGCCAACCATCCGACTAGAAGATGATGCCGTACTTCTAATGCAAAAATATCACTGGGGGGGAAATATTCGTCAACTTAGGAATATTGCCGAACAAATTTCGGTTTTAGAGAAAGAACGCTCTATAAACGCCAAAGAATTAAAGGAGTATCTGCCAGATATGGGCAGCAATTTACCCGCGGTAATTTCAGATAAGAAAAAGGAGGCCGATTTTAGTAATGAACGAGAAATACTTTACAAGGTTCTTTTTGATATGAAAAATGACCTTAACGACCTGAAAAAACTTACCTTAAAATTAATGCAGGAAGGTAATTCTAAAGAAGTTAGGGATGAAAATGAAGGCCTTATCCAAAAAATTTACGGAAATGGAGATGAAGATGCTGAAGATTTTAACGTAGAGGATTTGGATGGTGATAATCTTGAAGTCCTGCAAATCCCGCAGCAGAGCAGCAGAGCTGAAAATGAACCACCAGAAAACCTTTCTGAAAAAGACAAATATCACTTCGCCGAAGAAATCCAGGAAGAAGAAACGCTTTCGCTGCAGGACAAAGAATTAGAACTGATTAAAAAATCGCTGGAACGCCATAACGGCAAACGTAAAGCAGCGGCTGAAGAATTGGGAATTAGCGAAAGAACCCTGTATCGCAAAATCAAACAATACAATTTGTAATTATAGAATTTCGTTTAAAAAAACAGAAATTCACGATCTATAACTATGAAGAAATTAGGCCTTATTTTATCGATTCTTAGCATTTTAACGCTGGCTTCCTGTGGGATTTACTCCTTTACAGGAGCCAGCACGGGAGATGCTAAAAGTTTTCAGGTAAATAATTTCCAAAACACGGCAGATTTAATTGAACCAGGAATTGAAAGAACCTTTAAACTAAACTTACAGGATTTAATTCAGAATCAAACCAACCTTACGTTAACAAATAATAATGCCGACCTCATTTTTGAAGGTGAAATTATCGATTATTACATCGCCCCTATGACGGCGACTGCACAAAACACTGCCGCTCAAAACCGATTAACCATTGCCGTACAGGTTAGGTATTATAATACATTAGAGCCGGAAAAAGATTTCGACAGACGTTTTTCGTTTTATTATGATTATCCGGCAGGACAACAATTGGTAGGCCCCACGCTAAATACGGCGATCGAAGAAATTTACGACAGAATTACCCAGGATATTTTCAATGCTGCTTTAACCGACTGGTAAAATAAGTGATGGATTTAAAAAATTTCACATATTTATTAGAACACCCCGAGGAAGTTTCTCCTCAGGAAACCCGTGAGTTAGAAGATATTCTAATGAATGCACCTTACTTTCAGGCAGCGCGTGCAATTCGGCTAAAAGGCTTAAAAGATGCCGATAGTCCTTCTTATAATTCGGCCTTACGAAAAACTGCAGCATATACTACCGACCGTGAAATTCTTTTTGAATATATAAGCTCTGCCAATTTTAACCAAAATCGCATAGCTCACCAGATAAAAAAACAAGACGAAAAACTGAATAATCTTGAGGTTTATGAACCTATAGAAGTTTTGGGGAGAAAGAGTATGGCCATGGGTGAGGCCATACAAATGAAACAAGACGAATCTGAAAAAGTGATGGATCCTGAACTTTTTGAACGTTTTAAAAACAAAAACAAGGAAGAGGAGAAAGAATTACCAGAGAACCAATTAAAGATAGGACAACCTTTACAATTCAATAATGCTGAGTCACATAGTTTTTCAGAATGGCTTAGGTTAACTTCAGCAAAACCTCTTAAACAACCTGGACAGCAAAAACCTGCTGAAAAAGAAAAGGAAGCTCCTGAAGATATTCAGAAGAAATTTGACATTATTGACCGTTTTATTTCGAAGAACCCGAAAATAAAACCGGCTAAATCTTCGCCTAGAGCCAGTACCCCAGATCTTTCTAACCCAGCTCCTGAAGCTTTGATGACAGAGACTTTAGCACGTGTTTACCTTGAACAAAAAAATTATAAAAAGGCAATTCAGGCCTATAAAATTTTAATTTTGAAAAATCCCGAAAAAAGTGGTTTCTTTGCAGACCAAATTCGGGCAATCGAAAAATTACAGGAAAATAATACAGATAAAGAATGAGCACATTCACAATTTTTTTAGTTTTAATAGTTATCGTAGCATTTTTGCTAGTGGTAGTGATCATGGTGCAAAACCCTAAAGGTGGAGGTTTATCCTCTTCTCTTGGTGGTGGCGGTCAACAAATTGGTGGCGTACAGAAAACAAACGACTTTTTAGACAAAAGTACCTGGACACTGGCAACCGCTTTATTAGTACTTATCCTAATTAGTAATGTTTCTATAATGGATGGTAATAATGGTTTTGGAGATTCTAAAATCTTTGATGAAGACGAAGTAGAAAATGCTTTACCTGAAGCCACTCCAGCTCCAGCACAGCAAAATGAACAAACTCAAACTGCTCCTGCTGCAGATAGCGCTCAGTAAAAAAATAAACCCATTTATAATAAAATGCCAGCTTGTCACAAAGCTGGCATTTTTTATTTATTAATGTCAGCTTTTTTTGAGTGGCATAATTTTCGAAATATTCAACAACGAATATTTAAAATTAATTAATCAAAATAAATTTAAAGAAAATGGGACTAAACATTAAACCGCTTTCAGACAGAGTTCTTATCGAGCCTGTAGCAGCTGAAACCAAGACAGCTTCAGGTATCTACATTCCAGAGACTGCTAAAGAAAAACCTCAAAGAGGAAAAGTTGTGGCAGTTGGCAAAGGAACTAAAGACCATGAGATGACTGTTAGTGTTGGTGACACAGTTCTTTATGGCAAATATGCCGGTACCGAACTTAAACTAGAAGGTACAGATTATCTTATCATGAGAGAAGACGATATTCTAGCAATCGTATAATTTCTTTCTCAAATTCAATTTAATTAAAATTAACCAATTTTTAGCTGAATTTTTCGGCTACTAAAATTTATAATACAATGGCAAAAGATATAAAATTTGACATCGAAGCACGTGACGGTATTAAGCGCGGTGTAGATGCTTTAGCAAACGCAGTAAAAGTAACTTTAGGACCAAAAGGTCGTAACGTAATTATCAGTAAATCTTTTGGTGCTCCAACCGTAACTAAAGATGGTGTTTCTGTAGCTAAGGAAATCGAATTAGAGGACGAGCTGGAGAACATGGGAGCTCAAATGGTAAAAGAAGTGGCTTCAAAAACTAATGATCTTGCCGGTGATGGTACTACTACCGCAACTGTTCTTGCGCAGGCAATCGTTAAGGAAGGCCTTAAAAACGTTGCTGCCGGTGCAAACCCAATGGATCTTAAAAGAGGAATCGATAAAGCAGTTGAAGCTTTAACGAAAAATCTTTCTGAACAAACTCAGGAAGTTGGTGATTCTTCAGAAAAAATTAAGCAGGTTGCTTCTATTTCAGCAAATAACGATGAACTTATTGGAGAATTGATTGCTGAAGCTTTTGGTAAAGTAGGTAAAGAAGGTGTTATTACTGTTGAAGAAGCTAAAGGTACCGATACTTACG from Zunongwangia profunda SM-A87 harbors:
- the secG gene encoding preprotein translocase subunit SecG, giving the protein MSTFTIFLVLIVIVAFLLVVVIMVQNPKGGGLSSSLGGGGQQIGGVQKTNDFLDKSTWTLATALLVLILISNVSIMDGNNGFGDSKIFDEDEVENALPEATPAPAQQNEQTQTAPAADSAQ
- a CDS encoding LptE family protein; translated protein: MKKLGLILSILSILTLASCGIYSFTGASTGDAKSFQVNNFQNTADLIEPGIERTFKLNLQDLIQNQTNLTLTNNNADLIFEGEIIDYYIAPMTATAQNTAAQNRLTIAVQVRYYNTLEPEKDFDRRFSFYYDYPAGQQLVGPTLNTAIEEIYDRITQDIFNAALTDW
- a CDS encoding co-chaperone GroES encodes the protein MGLNIKPLSDRVLIEPVAAETKTASGIYIPETAKEKPQRGKVVAVGKGTKDHEMTVSVGDTVLYGKYAGTELKLEGTDYLIMREDDILAIV
- a CDS encoding sigma-54-dependent Fis family transcriptional regulator; amino-acid sequence: MESVQATKQRFGIIGDDPKLNRAIEKAIQVSPTDISVLVTGESGVGKESIPKIVHSLSHRKHGKYIAVNCGAIPEGTIDSELFGHEKGAFTGATQTRSGYFEVADGGTIFLDEVGELPLPTQVRLLRVLENGEFIKVGSSKVQKTNVRIVAATNINMFESIKKEKFREDLYYRLSTVEIHLPPLRERKGDIHLLFRKFASDFALKYKMPTIRLEDDAVLLMQKYHWGGNIRQLRNIAEQISVLEKERSINAKELKEYLPDMGSNLPAVISDKKKEADFSNEREILYKVLFDMKNDLNDLKKLTLKLMQEGNSKEVRDENEGLIQKIYGNGDEDAEDFNVEDLDGDNLEVLQIPQQSSRAENEPPENLSEKDKYHFAEEIQEEETLSLQDKELELIKKSLERHNGKRKAAAEELGISERTLYRKIKQYNL